The following coding sequences are from one Pelagovum sp. HNIBRBA483 window:
- a CDS encoding GDSL-type esterase/lipase family protein translates to MPTLLTFGDSNTHGTPPMPSHDFIGRHPAGVRWPTVTHAALGPEWNLIEEGLPGRMTKFDDLLMGPVMNGWLGLRVALKTHRPIDVLTIMLGTNDTKCEVAGSAEEIGAGLGGLLGIAFAPENQAAHGGYKVLVIAPPPVVEVGPFAATFAGGAAKSAALAPLYQDLAHAWGAGFLDAGQHIAVSPVDGVHFDEAAHQTLGQVVATAVADL, encoded by the coding sequence ATGCCCACCCTCCTCACATTTGGCGACAGCAACACCCACGGCACCCCGCCAATGCCAAGCCATGACTTCATCGGTCGTCATCCGGCCGGTGTCCGCTGGCCAACAGTCACCCATGCCGCTCTTGGCCCCGAATGGAACCTGATCGAAGAGGGCCTTCCCGGGCGCATGACGAAATTCGATGATCTACTGATGGGGCCGGTGATGAACGGCTGGCTCGGCCTACGGGTCGCACTCAAAACACACCGCCCCATTGATGTGCTGACCATCATGCTCGGCACCAACGATACCAAATGCGAAGTTGCAGGTTCAGCAGAAGAGATCGGCGCAGGATTGGGTGGGCTTCTTGGCATCGCTTTCGCGCCCGAAAACCAAGCTGCCCATGGCGGCTACAAAGTCTTGGTCATCGCCCCGCCGCCGGTTGTCGAGGTTGGCCCCTTCGCGGCAACTTTCGCAGGAGGAGCCGCCAAAAGCGCCGCGCTCGCGCCGCTCTATCAAGACCTCGCACATGCATGGGGCGCAGGCTTCCTTGATGCAGGCCAGCACATCGCTGTCAGCCCCGTCGATGGCGTGCATTTCGACGAAGCCGCACATCAAACTCTAGGGCAGGTCGTGGCAACTGCTGTCGCGGACCTATAA
- the trxA gene encoding thioredoxin, with translation MLELGQGQNGAAAAQNAELIVDGSDQTFMADVVEASQTVPVIVDFWAPWCGPCKTLGPALEAAVTRAKGAVKLVKIDVDQNQAIAGQLQVQSIPTVYAFWKGQPVDGFQGAVPPSQIDTFVAKLAEMSGGSADGGLSEAVEAAEAMLEEGAVADAAQTFAAILQEDPANAPAYGGLVRCHVALGELDQAEAVLNGAPAEISDSVELEAARAQIALARQAESAGPVAELQAAVDADPANLQARYDLAGALQAAGRTEEAVDQLLDLFRRDKEWNDGAAKTLLFQIFDALKANDPIVLNGRRKLSSMIFA, from the coding sequence ATGCTCGAGCTTGGACAAGGACAAAACGGCGCAGCGGCTGCGCAGAATGCAGAGCTGATCGTCGATGGTAGCGATCAGACCTTCATGGCTGATGTTGTGGAAGCCTCACAGACGGTGCCGGTGATTGTTGATTTCTGGGCGCCATGGTGCGGCCCCTGCAAGACGCTTGGACCGGCGCTTGAGGCGGCAGTGACCCGCGCAAAGGGGGCTGTGAAGCTGGTGAAGATCGACGTTGATCAGAATCAGGCGATTGCCGGCCAATTACAGGTACAGTCGATCCCGACGGTCTATGCCTTCTGGAAAGGGCAACCTGTGGATGGTTTCCAAGGTGCGGTTCCGCCCAGCCAAATCGACACATTCGTTGCCAAGCTGGCAGAGATGAGTGGCGGTTCTGCTGATGGTGGACTTTCAGAGGCGGTTGAAGCTGCGGAAGCGATGCTGGAAGAAGGGGCTGTTGCCGATGCGGCCCAGACCTTTGCCGCGATTTTGCAGGAAGATCCCGCGAATGCCCCTGCCTATGGAGGGTTGGTGCGCTGCCATGTGGCGCTCGGAGAGCTGGATCAGGCTGAGGCTGTCCTGAACGGTGCGCCTGCCGAAATTTCGGACAGCGTTGAACTAGAGGCGGCACGGGCCCAGATCGCGCTCGCGCGGCAGGCCGAAAGTGCCGGCCCTGTTGCCGAGTTGCAGGCGGCTGTTGACGCTGATCCGGCCAATCTGCAAGCGCGCTATGATTTGGCTGGCGCGTTGCAAGCCGCTGGGCGTACGGAAGAGGCAGTTGATCAGCTTCTTGACTTGTTCCGCAGGGATAAGGAGTGGAATGACGGTGCCGCGAAGACCCTTCTTTTCCAGATTTTTGACGCTCTGAAAGCGAATGATCCAATCGTGCTGAATGGACGGCGAAAACTGTCGTCAATGATATTTGCCTAA
- a CDS encoding exodeoxyribonuclease III: MTFRLATWNINSVRLRAPLVAKLMTDEAPDVLCLQECKSPVEKIPCEVFEALGYRHMVARGQKGYNGVAILSKLPIEEAGSEDFAQLGHARHIAARLENGVTIHNFYVPAGGDVPDREVNEKFGQKLDYLTQMRDWFHAQAPEKSILVGDLNIAPREDDVWNHKQLLKIVSHTPVEVEHLAEVQEAGRWVDVTRQDIPEGLLYSWWSYRAKDWDAADKGRRLDHIWATADIANAGHSSKVLRDARGWEQPSDHAPVFATFDL; this comes from the coding sequence ATGACTTTTCGCCTTGCCACTTGGAACATCAACTCGGTCCGGTTGCGGGCGCCGCTTGTCGCGAAGTTGATGACGGATGAGGCGCCAGATGTTCTGTGCTTGCAGGAATGCAAAAGTCCTGTGGAGAAGATCCCCTGCGAGGTGTTCGAAGCGCTGGGATACCGTCACATGGTTGCGCGGGGGCAGAAGGGATATAACGGCGTTGCGATCCTTTCCAAACTGCCGATTGAGGAAGCCGGATCAGAAGATTTCGCGCAGCTGGGGCATGCTCGTCATATCGCGGCGCGATTGGAAAACGGCGTGACGATCCATAATTTCTATGTGCCTGCGGGCGGTGATGTGCCGGACCGTGAGGTGAACGAGAAATTCGGCCAGAAACTGGATTATCTAACGCAGATGCGGGACTGGTTTCATGCTCAGGCGCCTGAAAAATCCATTCTGGTTGGTGATCTCAATATCGCGCCGCGTGAGGACGATGTGTGGAACCACAAGCAACTATTGAAGATCGTGAGCCATACGCCGGTTGAAGTTGAGCATTTGGCAGAGGTGCAGGAGGCAGGACGCTGGGTCGATGTTACGCGGCAGGACATCCCTGAAGGGCTGCTTTACAGCTGGTGGTCATACCGCGCGAAGGACTGGGATGCAGCCGATAAGGGGCGGCGCTTGGATCACATTTGGGCAACGGCGGATATTGCCAATGCGGGCCATTCCAGCAAAGTCTTGCGGGATGCGCGCGGCTGGGAGCAGCCATCGGACCACGCGCCGGTCTTCGCGACGTTCGACCTCTAA
- a CDS encoding porin, whose amino-acid sequence MKSILLASASVVAFAGAASAAGHSTISWAGEATATYNTDAGALATTTELTASASAMLNNGITATASVTLDDTGVATGDITLATDSASITFGTGLGEAAYLADAITGQTEVAGVHTDAEAAEIAGSVTMSGFTLGASMNGDGTNLQVGVSTAMSGFDVAVGYVNDTNAWGVNVSGAAAGLDVTANFASGSSWGVSAGTTVGGIDLTASTGDTNAWEVGATYAMAPFTLGFTYANGGAYTISADYAAGALEVLTSYDGTDFDVEGSYDLGGGLVAYAGAFANASTYYVGVEYDLGSGASVRGSFNNTGAALDGTDSGAADYGTGTEVAVTFTF is encoded by the coding sequence ATGAAAAGCATCCTTCTCGCTTCGGCATCTGTCGTAGCTTTCGCCGGCGCCGCTTCCGCCGCTGGCCACAGCACCATCTCTTGGGCAGGTGAAGCAACCGCCACGTACAACACCGACGCTGGCGCTCTGGCAACCACCACTGAGCTGACCGCTTCCGCGTCCGCAATGCTGAACAATGGCATCACCGCCACTGCTTCCGTAACGCTCGACGACACCGGCGTTGCAACCGGCGACATCACGCTGGCAACCGACTCCGCAAGCATCACTTTCGGCACAGGCCTCGGCGAAGCTGCATATCTTGCTGACGCAATCACCGGTCAGACCGAAGTTGCTGGCGTCCACACCGACGCAGAAGCAGCTGAAATCGCTGGCTCCGTGACCATGTCCGGCTTCACTCTCGGCGCGTCCATGAACGGCGACGGCACCAACCTGCAGGTTGGCGTTTCGACCGCAATGAGCGGCTTCGACGTTGCTGTTGGCTACGTTAACGACACCAACGCTTGGGGCGTAAACGTTTCCGGCGCAGCAGCTGGCCTCGACGTAACGGCTAACTTCGCTTCCGGCTCCAGCTGGGGTGTTTCTGCTGGCACCACCGTTGGCGGCATCGACCTGACTGCATCCACCGGCGACACCAACGCTTGGGAAGTCGGCGCAACCTACGCAATGGCTCCGTTCACTCTGGGCTTCACCTACGCAAACGGCGGCGCATACACCATCTCCGCTGACTATGCAGCTGGCGCTCTTGAGGTTCTGACCTCCTACGACGGCACCGACTTCGACGTTGAAGGTTCCTACGACCTCGGCGGCGGTCTCGTTGCTTACGCTGGTGCGTTCGCTAACGCTTCCACCTACTACGTTGGTGTTGAGTACGATCTCGGCAGCGGTGCATCCGTCCGCGGTTCCTTCAACAACACCGGCGCTGCACTCGACGGCACCGACTCCGGCGCTGCCGACTACGGCACAGGCACCGAAGTTGCAGTTACCTTCACGTTCTAA
- a CDS encoding amidase has translation MEQWRWMSASDLGRGIGRGEIDPVALTEVFLQAIDENPQSHRIYVTVTAERARAEAAAAAERARFSQRRGPLDGVPVSWKDLFDSAGTPTEAGTLLMKGRIPQRDAEVLARATTAGLVCLGKTHMSEIAFSGLGYNPMAETPPNVHDAACAPGGSSSGAAASVAFGLAAAGIGSDTGGSVRIPAAWNDLVGLKTTHGLVSLDGVVPLCPSFDTVGPLCRTVEDAAALLSVLTGDVGSDLHNASLQGVRLLCLSGLPETDIAPEIRAGYRSAVERLNAAGAEIHRAEGPMVQAAMELSPVLYAAEACAHWRDAVEADPEAMYFQIRERLMAGVQFAAVDFVKAWDQLRGLRKEWQAFAAGYDAVLMPTAPIKAPIVARLETDDVYYKEANLMALRNTRIGNLMGLCGLTLPTGVPMSGVMICADAGADRRLLRLGHAAERALA, from the coding sequence ATGGAGCAGTGGAGGTGGATGTCAGCCTCGGATTTGGGGCGTGGGATTGGGCGGGGAGAGATCGACCCTGTGGCGCTGACCGAAGTGTTCCTTCAAGCCATTGACGAAAACCCGCAGTCGCACCGCATCTACGTTACAGTTACAGCTGAGCGTGCACGCGCAGAGGCAGCCGCCGCCGCAGAGCGGGCGCGCTTTTCGCAGCGGCGCGGTCCACTCGATGGGGTGCCGGTTTCGTGGAAAGATCTGTTCGACAGCGCGGGGACGCCCACGGAGGCGGGAACCCTCCTGATGAAAGGAAGGATCCCGCAACGGGATGCAGAGGTCTTGGCGCGGGCGACAACGGCGGGGCTTGTATGCCTTGGTAAAACCCACATGAGCGAGATTGCCTTTTCTGGCCTGGGCTACAATCCGATGGCAGAAACACCGCCCAATGTGCATGACGCGGCCTGCGCGCCGGGGGGCTCCTCGTCTGGGGCGGCGGCATCAGTGGCGTTTGGTCTGGCGGCGGCAGGCATCGGCTCTGATACGGGTGGATCGGTCCGGATTCCGGCGGCGTGGAATGATCTGGTAGGTTTGAAGACAACGCATGGATTGGTGTCGCTTGATGGTGTCGTGCCGCTTTGCCCGTCTTTCGATACGGTTGGTCCGCTTTGCCGGACGGTTGAGGACGCGGCAGCGCTGTTGAGCGTGCTCACCGGCGATGTGGGATCGGACTTGCATAATGCATCGCTGCAGGGTGTGCGGCTCCTTTGCCTGTCGGGACTGCCGGAAACGGATATCGCGCCGGAAATTCGCGCGGGCTACCGCTCAGCGGTTGAGCGACTGAATGCCGCTGGCGCAGAAATTCATCGAGCTGAGGGGCCGATGGTGCAGGCGGCGATGGAGTTGTCGCCTGTGCTCTATGCCGCTGAGGCCTGCGCGCATTGGCGAGACGCTGTCGAAGCGGATCCTGAGGCGATGTATTTCCAGATACGGGAAAGGTTGATGGCGGGCGTGCAGTTTGCGGCGGTCGATTTTGTCAAAGCCTGGGATCAGCTGCGCGGCCTTCGCAAGGAGTGGCAGGCGTTCGCGGCGGGTTATGATGCTGTTTTGATGCCGACAGCGCCGATCAAAGCGCCGATTGTCGCGCGGCTTGAAACCGATGATGTGTACTACAAAGAGGCGAACCTGATGGCGCTTCGAAACACGCGCATTGGCAATTTGATGGGGTTGTGCGGTCTGACACTGCCAACGGGTGTTCCGATGTCGGGTGTGATGATCTGCGCCGATGCGGGTGCTGACCGGCGGCTTTTGCGACTTGGGCATGCCGCCGAAAGGGCGCTGGCTTGA
- a CDS encoding UbiH/UbiF/VisC/COQ6 family ubiquinone biosynthesis hydroxylase, with amino-acid sequence MTLDHDILIIGGGLNGPALALALAQSGFSVGVIDALPRDTRADPEFDGRAYALALSSQRLLRNIGIWPQVSGNATPMLEIKVTDGRAGEGQSPWMMHFDHAELEEGPMGYMLEDRHLRRAFLDAMDTEERITAYTEERVVAQSPDSSGITLTLASGKSLRATLAVGCDGRRSGTAERAGISRTGWGYGQTAVVCAVAHERPHNGIAHQFFMPAGPLAILPVSGKRSSIVWSETDSRAAELAAMNDADFLDALRPAFGSFLGDISLQGARFTYPLNLTLANSFYADRIALVGDAAHGMHPIAGQGLNAGLRDVAALAEVLSDARQRGEDIGSKAPLARYQEWRRFDTATLATATDTFNRLFSNDNPLLRTLRDIGMGAVNAVPWLRRSFVREAAGLTGDLPRLMRG; translated from the coding sequence ATGACTCTGGATCACGATATTCTCATCATTGGCGGCGGCCTGAACGGTCCCGCACTGGCCCTCGCGCTCGCACAAAGCGGGTTTTCGGTCGGCGTGATTGATGCACTCCCGCGCGACACCCGCGCCGACCCAGAGTTTGACGGGCGTGCCTACGCCTTGGCGCTTTCCTCCCAACGGCTCCTCCGCAACATCGGGATTTGGCCGCAGGTTTCAGGCAATGCGACACCGATGCTCGAGATCAAAGTCACAGACGGCCGCGCTGGCGAAGGGCAGTCCCCTTGGATGATGCATTTCGACCACGCCGAGCTGGAAGAAGGCCCAATGGGCTACATGCTCGAAGACCGCCACCTCCGGCGGGCGTTCCTTGATGCGATGGACACCGAGGAGCGCATCACTGCTTACACCGAAGAACGCGTCGTGGCCCAGTCACCCGACAGTAGCGGCATCACCCTAACGCTGGCTTCTGGCAAATCCCTCCGCGCCACCCTCGCCGTCGGCTGTGACGGGCGGCGTTCCGGCACTGCCGAACGCGCGGGCATCTCCCGCACCGGCTGGGGCTACGGACAAACCGCCGTTGTCTGCGCGGTGGCCCACGAAAGGCCCCATAATGGCATCGCGCATCAGTTTTTCATGCCCGCTGGTCCGCTCGCGATTTTGCCGGTGTCGGGGAAACGTTCCTCTATCGTCTGGAGCGAAACCGACAGCCGCGCCGCCGAATTGGCCGCGATGAACGATGCGGACTTCCTCGACGCACTGCGTCCCGCCTTTGGCTCGTTCCTTGGTGACATCTCGCTGCAAGGCGCCCGTTTCACCTACCCGCTCAACCTGACCCTCGCCAACAGCTTCTATGCCGACCGCATCGCCCTTGTCGGTGACGCGGCACACGGTATGCACCCGATCGCCGGTCAGGGGTTGAACGCGGGCCTACGCGATGTGGCTGCGCTTGCTGAAGTTCTTTCTGATGCGCGGCAGCGTGGCGAAGATATTGGCAGCAAAGCGCCCCTCGCCCGTTATCAGGAATGGCGCCGGTTCGATACCGCGACGCTGGCCACAGCCACGGATACATTTAACCGCCTGTTCTCGAACGATAATCCGCTCCTCAGGACACTTCGAGACATCGGCATGGGTGCCGTCAATGCCGTGCCGTGGCTGCGCCGCAGCTTCGTGCGCGAGGCAGCGGGTTTGACAGGCGATCTCCCCCGCCTGATGCGCGGCTGA
- the ribA gene encoding GTP cyclohydrolase II: MSFAPDSTESLARARADLRMGVPVVLMSGAKGALVLAAETLTAARLAALLAMHGDAALTITARRAETLKARAYDGDIARLKLPPDASLHWVRSIADPADDLQSPMKGPLATMRDGDTYLHRAAIALAKAARLLPAAVVMPLVDPARFAEENQLTIADAATALTQDLAPLNPIISARLPLDVSEAGRLHIFRPEDGAEEHYAIEIGRPDRGAPVLARLHSACFTGDLLGSLKCDCGPQLRGALAQMGSAGSGVLLYLNQEGRGIGLANKMRAYSLQDQGFDTVEANHRLGFEDDERDFRIGSEILKRMGFSAVRLLTNNPAKVTRMHETGIEVVERVPLKVGENRFNHHYLATKAKKSGHLL; encoded by the coding sequence ATGAGCTTCGCCCCTGACAGCACCGAAAGCCTCGCCCGCGCCCGCGCGGATCTGCGCATGGGCGTGCCCGTTGTTCTGATGTCAGGTGCCAAAGGCGCTCTGGTACTCGCGGCTGAAACGCTCACCGCCGCGCGATTGGCCGCACTTCTTGCGATGCATGGCGACGCCGCGCTCACGATTACCGCCCGCCGCGCCGAAACCCTGAAGGCACGCGCCTACGACGGCGACATTGCCCGCCTCAAGCTGCCCCCGGACGCTTCCCTGCACTGGGTACGTTCCATCGCTGATCCCGCTGACGATCTGCAATCACCGATGAAAGGCCCGCTTGCGACTATGCGCGATGGCGACACCTATCTGCACCGTGCTGCCATCGCCCTTGCCAAAGCCGCGCGGCTGTTGCCCGCGGCTGTGGTCATGCCGCTTGTCGACCCCGCACGCTTCGCGGAGGAGAACCAGCTCACCATAGCAGATGCCGCAACCGCGCTGACCCAAGACCTCGCGCCACTCAACCCGATCATCTCCGCCCGCTTGCCGCTCGACGTCTCCGAAGCAGGCCGCCTGCATATCTTCCGCCCCGAAGATGGCGCAGAGGAGCATTATGCCATCGAAATCGGCCGCCCCGACCGTGGCGCGCCAGTGCTCGCACGCCTCCACTCGGCCTGCTTCACCGGCGATCTGCTCGGCAGTCTCAAGTGCGATTGCGGCCCGCAGCTCCGCGGTGCGCTTGCCCAAATGGGCAGCGCAGGGTCTGGTGTTCTTCTGTATCTGAATCAGGAAGGGCGCGGCATCGGCCTTGCCAACAAAATGCGCGCCTATTCACTTCAGGATCAGGGCTTCGATACGGTCGAGGCAAACCACCGCCTCGGCTTTGAAGACGACGAGCGCGATTTCCGGATCGGTTCTGAAATCCTGAAGCGGATGGGCTTTTCAGCAGTCCGGCTGCTGACGAACAATCCCGCCAAAGTCACGCGCATGCATGAAACCGGCATTGAAGTCGTTGAACGGGTACCTTTGAAGGTTGGCGAGAACCGCTTCAACCACCACTACCTTGCGACCAAGGCGAAAAAGTCGGGCCACCTGCTCTAG
- a CDS encoding LON peptidase substrate-binding domain-containing protein: protein MFSAADLPDTVPVFPLPGALLLPRARLPLHIFEPRYLAMLDDVLKTPSRLIGMIQPFEGRGDALHLIGCAGRLTGFSETEDGRYMITLSGISRFRVLKEIDGFTPYRRCAVSWDGFGADLGPSECDKGLDREAFMALLWRYFEAQGLSTDRDSLKEADDELLINSLSMLCPFEPEDKQALLEAPSLLTRRETLVTLLEFATRAGEGGDRLQ, encoded by the coding sequence ATGTTTTCAGCGGCAGACCTACCAGACACCGTGCCGGTGTTCCCTTTGCCCGGGGCGCTTTTGCTGCCCCGCGCTCGGTTGCCTTTACATATTTTCGAGCCGCGGTATCTGGCGATGCTGGATGACGTATTGAAAACCCCATCGCGGCTGATCGGGATGATCCAGCCGTTCGAGGGGCGTGGTGATGCGCTGCACCTGATTGGCTGTGCTGGGCGGTTGACGGGTTTTTCCGAAACGGAAGACGGACGCTATATGATCACCCTGTCGGGGATTTCTCGCTTCCGTGTCCTCAAAGAGATTGACGGATTTACCCCGTATCGCCGCTGTGCAGTGTCTTGGGACGGCTTTGGTGCGGATCTCGGCCCGAGCGAATGCGATAAAGGATTGGACCGCGAGGCCTTCATGGCGCTGTTGTGGCGTTATTTCGAGGCGCAGGGGCTTTCGACCGATAGGGACAGCCTGAAAGAGGCGGATGATGAGTTGCTTATCAACTCTTTATCGATGCTGTGCCCGTTCGAGCCGGAGGACAAGCAGGCTTTGTTGGAGGCTCCCTCCCTGTTGACGCGGCGCGAAACCTTGGTGACGTTGCTGGAATTCGCGACACGAGCCGGAGAAGGGGGAGATCGCCTGCAATGA
- a CDS encoding YggS family pyridoxal phosphate-dependent enzyme gives MSLKEIRARVQVAAEAHGRRAESVTLIAVSKVQPNARVEAILEEGHRVFGENKVQEAAGKWPDFRERYEGIELHLIGPLQTNKARQAMGLAQAIHSLDRPKLANTIARLAQELGACPDLFIQVNTGEEPQKAGIPPLELDDFVAECRKMDLPVKGLMCIPPVNEEASLHFALLAKMAARNGLDGLSMGMSDDFEKAISFGATHVRVGSAIFGARDYSAAG, from the coding sequence ATGTCCTTAAAAGAAATACGCGCTCGCGTTCAGGTTGCCGCGGAAGCGCATGGACGACGCGCGGAAAGTGTAACCTTGATCGCGGTCTCCAAGGTGCAGCCCAATGCGCGGGTCGAGGCGATTCTGGAAGAAGGGCATCGGGTGTTCGGCGAGAACAAGGTGCAGGAGGCGGCAGGGAAGTGGCCGGATTTCCGTGAGCGTTATGAGGGGATCGAACTGCATTTGATCGGTCCTTTGCAAACGAACAAGGCCCGCCAAGCGATGGGATTGGCGCAGGCGATCCATTCATTGGACCGCCCAAAGTTGGCGAACACGATTGCCCGTTTGGCGCAGGAGCTGGGCGCGTGCCCTGACCTTTTCATACAGGTGAATACAGGCGAGGAACCGCAGAAGGCAGGGATTCCGCCATTGGAACTGGACGATTTCGTGGCGGAGTGCCGCAAGATGGATTTGCCAGTGAAAGGGCTGATGTGCATTCCGCCGGTGAATGAGGAGGCGTCGCTGCACTTCGCGCTGCTCGCAAAGATGGCCGCGCGAAACGGGCTTGATGGCTTGTCGATGGGGATGAGCGACGATTTCGAGAAAGCGATTTCGTTCGGGGCGACCCATGTGCGGGTCGGCTCGGCCATTTTTGGTGCGCGGGATTATAGCGCCGCTGGCTAG
- a CDS encoding DUF3576 domain-containing protein, which translates to MTNTTSKTRLAALFAASLVLAGCSGGIGYTLSNLNPFSRGEPVTSPATADSAAEETSVNKYLWFAALDVLNFLPVESADPFTGVIEFGYGTPPGGNRAYRATVVISDGALEARVLSVSLSTRNGSASEATRKAVEDAILDRARQLRIADRGL; encoded by the coding sequence ATGACAAACACCACATCTAAAACCCGCCTCGCAGCCCTATTTGCGGCCAGCCTCGTGCTCGCGGGCTGTTCCGGCGGCATTGGCTACACCCTGTCCAATCTTAACCCATTCTCTCGTGGTGAACCCGTTACAAGCCCAGCAACTGCTGATAGCGCCGCCGAAGAAACCTCGGTCAATAAGTACCTCTGGTTCGCCGCGCTCGATGTCCTGAACTTCCTGCCAGTCGAGAGCGCCGATCCCTTCACCGGCGTCATCGAATTTGGCTATGGCACACCCCCGGGCGGCAACCGCGCCTACCGCGCGACTGTCGTGATCTCTGACGGCGCACTCGAAGCCCGCGTTCTCTCCGTCTCCCTTTCCACCCGTAACGGCTCCGCCAGCGAAGCAACCCGCAAAGCCGTCGAAGATGCCATCCTCGATCGCGCGCGCCAACTGCGGATTGCCGATCGCGGCCTATAG
- a CDS encoding Trm112 family protein, giving the protein MTETTVEFDRRMLDGLVCPQTQAVLRYNAESQELISEAAGLAFPIREGIPVMLIDEARKLDD; this is encoded by the coding sequence ATGACCGAAACCACTGTAGAATTCGACAGACGGATGCTGGACGGCTTGGTTTGCCCGCAAACACAGGCGGTTCTGCGCTACAATGCAGAGTCGCAGGAGCTGATTTCGGAAGCAGCTGGTTTGGCCTTTCCGATCCGCGAGGGCATCCCTGTGATGTTGATCGACGAAGCCCGTAAGCTGGACGACTGA
- a CDS encoding DUF924 family protein: protein MHAEFRQEEVLELWFPDSGHQATNESHAAFWQERMQGGMDARICERFADVTLAAARGGLDHWAENHYGRLALILVLDQFSRSLWRDRSEAFGQDIKATRLALEGIENGHYAALKNAWEKQFYLIAILHCEGPDHLARSERAVAMNEELVEKDALPHLDRYKELAVAQSKRMRDVIARFGRHSHRNPILGRVSTPEEEDYIAGGDFPHVQKGAPARDSA, encoded by the coding sequence ATGCATGCGGAATTCAGGCAGGAAGAGGTTCTGGAGCTTTGGTTCCCCGATAGCGGGCATCAGGCGACCAACGAGAGCCATGCTGCTTTTTGGCAGGAGCGGATGCAGGGTGGGATGGATGCGCGGATTTGTGAGCGGTTTGCGGATGTGACGCTTGCCGCTGCGCGGGGCGGTTTGGATCATTGGGCGGAAAACCACTATGGGCGGTTGGCGCTGATTTTGGTGCTTGACCAGTTTTCGCGCTCATTGTGGCGGGATAGGTCGGAAGCTTTTGGGCAGGATATCAAAGCGACGCGCTTGGCACTTGAGGGGATCGAGAACGGTCACTATGCCGCGCTCAAGAATGCGTGGGAGAAGCAGTTCTATCTGATTGCGATTTTGCATTGCGAGGGACCGGATCATCTGGCTCGTTCCGAGCGGGCCGTGGCGATGAATGAAGAACTTGTGGAGAAAGATGCGCTGCCGCATCTCGACCGTTACAAGGAACTGGCGGTGGCGCAGAGCAAGCGTATGCGGGATGTAATTGCGCGCTTCGGGCGGCATTCGCACCGCAATCCGATCCTTGGCCGCGTGTCGACCCCCGAGGAAGAGGATTACATCGCTGGGGGCGACTTTCCACATGTGCAAAAAGGTGCACCAGCGCGCGACAGTGCTTGA
- a CDS encoding response regulator transcription factor — protein sequence MGQLKRILLVDDDEDLREALGEQLVLTEDFDVFEAGDGSEALARVKEGLYDLVILDVGLPDTDGRELCRLMRKQGVKSPILMLTGQDSDSDTILGLDAGANDYVAKPFKFPVLLARIRAQLRTHEQSEDAVFQLGPYTFKPAHKVLLTEDDRKIRLTEKETNILKFLYRSSEGVVARDVLLHEVWGYNAGVTTHTLETHIYRLRQKIEPDPSNAQILLTESGGYKLAS from the coding sequence ATGGGACAACTTAAAAGAATCCTTTTGGTGGATGATGACGAGGATCTGCGCGAGGCGCTGGGCGAACAGCTCGTGCTGACCGAGGACTTCGATGTGTTCGAGGCTGGAGATGGTTCTGAAGCGCTCGCGCGGGTCAAAGAAGGGCTGTACGATCTGGTCATTCTGGACGTTGGGTTGCCGGATACAGACGGCCGCGAACTTTGCCGCCTGATGCGCAAGCAGGGCGTGAAAAGCCCGATCCTGATGCTGACGGGGCAGGACTCTGACAGCGACACGATCTTGGGTCTGGATGCGGGCGCGAATGATTATGTGGCGAAGCCATTCAAGTTTCCGGTGCTGTTGGCGCGTATTCGGGCGCAGCTGCGGACGCATGAGCAATCCGAGGATGCGGTGTTCCAGCTGGGGCCATATACGTTCAAGCCTGCGCATAAGGTGCTGCTGACGGAGGATGATCGCAAGATCAGGCTCACCGAGAAGGAAACGAATATCCTCAAGTTCCTTTACCGCTCGTCGGAAGGGGTGGTGGCGCGGGATGTGCTGTTGCACGAGGTCTGGGGATACAATGCGGGTGTCACCACGCACACGCTTGAAACCCATATCTATCGGCTGCGGCAGAAGATTGAGCCTGACCCGTCGAATGCGCAAATTTTGCTGACCGAAAGCGGCGGCTACAAGCTTGCGTCGTGA